The following is a genomic window from Plasmodium relictum strain SGS1 genome assembly, contig: PRELSG_00_v1_64, whole genome shotgun sequence.
tattcttttaatttagaaacgtacacaaataattatgttataacaaataatataaattttaagttATTCACTGTTATTTCAGAATATACAAATCGAATACAACACaaatattatactttttcatacaatgatttttatatttaaattaaaaattaataatccTTCAATTCAAAAATGTCaacaactaaaaaaaaattaaattttttttttttttaaattaaaaagatgtatataaagaaaaataaacaagaaaagaaaataattttatattttttttttataattagcGTCAATGCATGGCTGACTTGTATCTTCCTAACTAGTGagctaattttatattataaaaggttaataacatcttTCATTAACCACTATTCTAGAAGAATCTTTGAatgggcaattaataaataaaagatagAAAATGTGTATTTATATAGAATTATAAATCTGTAGAAAATACAGATGATTTTAcacatttataattaaaggattttataatgaagatttatattataataaaaataaggaaaatgTTTTATTAAGTTAGATAAATTTTTCATGTAAAACAATTAATGTATTAAGAATAATAGCAATATTtaagtaaaatatttttatttacaatgTTACAAATgttacataaaataaaatatctatTTCAAGTTATTTAatgtaatttataaataatactcatttattacaaaaatatttttataataaacaaaattaaaaaggacTACCATGAACGCTCCTTATGAAATTGGTTGCATAATGCCTCCAGAAATTATTTAGCAtacaattaatatatataagctATAGTAACGTATCAGATACTTttaatcatttatatatattttttagtagGTAATAGTTTTAATTAGGAATATTACTtaacatttatttttgtacTTTATTTCAATTCGTTCACATGTTAAAAGCgttgaaattattaaaaaagataaggtaaataaaaatgatatgatttctatatatttaaaatagatATATTGATTTgctaaaaataatgaaaatgaagacaATAATAAGATAATAGCAATAAATAAGGAAATtagttttaaattatttttgcaTCTATCTAAGATTCCCTCTTTCACTTTTTTATTCTTCTCTGTTGTCTCTATCTTATTTCCTTGTTCTACATCTACATTCTTATCCATTTGGCTTTGCTCAGTCCATGATTCCAAACGTGCTTCTATTATATCCTGTTGTTCACAggattttaatttaatttccGTTTGTTTTGTTATATCATCACATTCTGTTAATAATCTTCCGTATCCTAAGTCTAATatgttatttaatttatttttataattccaTGATTTACAAGAATCCCACTAAAATGTCAAAAAAAGAATTCAttgtataataaaaaggatTTCTTCatacaaaataatttttattaaaaaagatgtaataacaaaaaaaaacataaatatttttaagtattattattatcctaCATTATTAGAACATTGTAACATCCAAATTGAAAGGGTGAGTataaaaaactttataagaaaatataatatattgtttttctctcttttactatatatttttaatgtgGGTATATATGTATCATTAAAGCCTTTAGTTACATGAGAATAGTGTTTGGGATGCATCCTAAAATTGGAGAtaagaataatattatttttcttgttcatttattttttttttttaattaaaattatctcttaaaaataataataaatgtttatttcttatttttatttctgttAAGAAGGAAACATCAAGTGGAGtagttaaatttaaaaaacaactttttaaatttgaaaagaaataaaacttttttttttagttgagaaattaagaaaaaaacttatatatatttatacatatttatgaattatattaattaatcacaaaatgaaaaagtattagagaaacaaattaaataatattactaTATAGTATTGCTTAAActtctaattttatattactttaATATAActacatattaaaaaagatataatcgTGTTAATTTTAAACTTAATAACTTCcaaattcttaaaaaaaaaagttaatatttttattgataataaattttattttaaatgaatatattttatatttttagttataattgactttttttttttatagtaatatacataaatacaCATTAATAACTATTATTAaccctttttttatttttattgaaatattatcattttcttttcaaaaaatatatatatgcatgtgCTCGAtttcatatttaattataatttttcatcatattttaaattataatacaGGATAAAATCATTATGtgatcattaaaaaaaagttaaaataattatttattgcaTCCTTAATGCTTATTTTATA
Proteins encoded in this region:
- a CDS encoding fam-h protein is translated as MNKKNNIILISNFRMHPKHYSHVTKGFNDTYIPTLKIYSKREKNNILYFLIKFFILTLSIWMLQCSNNWDSCKSWNYKNKLNNILDLGYGRLLTECDDITKQTEIKLKSCEQQDIIEARLESWTEQSQMDKNVDVEQGNKIETTEKNKKVKEGILDRCKNNLKLISLFIAIILLLSSFSLFLANQYIYFKYIEIISFLFTLSFLIISTLLTCERIEIKYKNKC